Below is a genomic region from Hippea sp. KM1.
TGTCTAAGGTCTTTTTAAGGCTTTCCAGTTTTACAGCATGCTGCTTTAAAGACATAACAGCCCCTGCAATCTCCTCTGCCGACTCACCCTTGTCGGATAAGAGCATCAAGAACTCCTTAACCCCATCCTCGTTTAGCTTTCCGTTTAGCATTCCATCAAAAACCGCCTTTGATAGTTCTAATCCTATATCCTCCCCCTTTTTCAATCTGCCGATTGCCTCAGTCAACATGGCAAACCCCCTTAACAAAGTTCTTTACTATCTGCAGGCCGAACTGACTTAAGTATGACTCAGGGTGAAATTGAACACCGTAAATCCTCAAGGCCTTGTTTTCTATGGCCATTACCTCGTTATCGGTTGCAGATGTTGCTACTGTCTCAAACCCATCAACCTTCCCTCTTACGACCAAGGAGTGATACCTTACGCCTGTAAACTCCCTCTTGATTGTTTTGAATATCTCTGAATCGGAATGTATAATCGTATCGGTTTTTCCGTGCATGATTCTTTTTGCCTTTTCTATGGAAAAACCGAAATAGAGGCCTATTGCCTGCATACCCAAACAGACACCGAAGATGGGCAGCTTCCCCTTGAAGGCATCGATTGCATCAAGGCTCAAAAGGGAGTTTTTGGGATGCGATGGGCCTGGCGATATGGCTATGCCTTTTAGGTCTTTCAGTCTTTTGATTCTATCAATCCCTTCTGTGTTTCTTATAACCGCAACATCATCAAACAGGCCTATGTAATGGGCTAAGTTATAGGTGAAGGAATCGTAATTATCTATCAAAGCTATCATCTAAACCTCCCGCCTTTAGAAGTGCTTTGAGCTTGTTTATTGTTTCGAAGTATTCGCTTTCTGGGTTGCTGTCATAGACTATGCCCGCACCCGCCTGCAGCCTGCAAACATCGCCATTGAAAATGGCCGTTCTTATGGTTATGGCCATGTCTAAGTTGCCATCAAAGCCCACATAGCCGACACATCCGCCGTATGCACCCCTTGGGTGCCTTTCAAACTCATCGATTATCTCAATAGCCCTTACCTTTGGTGCTCCGCTCAGTGTGCCTGCAGGGAAGGTGTTTGCTATAACATCGTATGGTGTAATGGATTCATCTAAGTCCGCCTCGACATTGGAGGTCAAATGAACGACATGGGAATAGACCTCCGGTCTGGCAAATGATGTTACCGTTACAGCGGGCGGCTTTGAGATTCTGGCCAGATCGTTTCGTGCCAAATCCACAAGCATTAGATGCTCTGCCATCTCCTTCTCATCGCCTAAAAGCTCCTCCTTTATTCGCTTTAAGTCTTCTGTTTTGGGTTTTGTTCCTGCAATTGGCCTGATGGTTGCCTTTCTATCCCTCAAGCGCACATGGATTTCTGGCGATGAACCGCTTAGGCAGAGCTCTTTGGATTTGAAAAAGAACATATAGGGGGATGGGTTTATCCTGCGTAAGTTTCTGTAGAATTCAAACGGTTCTATGCCTTCGACGAGGAAGAAGTTGCTTAAGACAACCTGTATGGCCTCACCGTCTTCTATAAGCCCTTTGGTTTTTTTGACGATGTTTATAAATTCATCTTTTGAAAACATGCTCAAGATAACCTTGGATTTTTGCGGCCTCTTGGGGTTTTGCGGTTTTTTGGATAGTATGAAATCCTTAAAGCTTCTCAGTCTGTCTTTTGCTATTGTTAGGTTGTCCTTTGCCGTCAGGCTTCTGTTAAAGTTATAGGATAGTGCCACATACAGCCTGTTTGTATAGTTGTCATAGACCAAGAATTCATCGACTAAGAAGAATCTGCCAAATTCAGCGGGCTTTTTCTTTAGGGGTTTTCTTAGGATGTCAAAAAGCTCTGTGGCCTCAAAGGCCAAATAGCCCACATAGCCGCCCTTGAAATCGCCAAAGTTGCCAACAGGGAAGACCTTTTTCTGCTCAAAATTTAGGTCTGAGGCCTTTGTTATCTTGAATACATCCTTCGCTATACCGATAAAGGAAAAGCGGCTGTAGGTTTTATCCTCTTTAGCCGACTCAAGGAGAAAGACATTCTCCTCATCTAACAGCTTGTTTAGGATGGATACGGGCGTGTCCATGTCGCCCTCTATCTCCTCATACAGAACAATTACATCAAAACCCTCATCAAACGCCTTCAAAAACGCCTCCATAGAAACCTCCACAAAATAAAAAAGGCCGCAAACCTTAAAGCTTCTTGCTAAGGTTTGCGGCCAAATAAAAAAGCCGCTTACCCTTAGCAAGCCTCCTGGCTACCCTGCCAGCAAGCCCGCCAAGAATAAGCGGCTAACCGTTAACGATCAGCAGGGCAGCTACATATCGCTACCCCACCACCAGTTATTTAGCTGCTTGCTTATCTTGGTCTCAAAAAACAAACCATCACAACTCATAGCACTATCCTTCTACCAAAATCTATAGGTTTTGTCAAATGTTGTGTTTGGGATTTGTGTTATGGATGGCTTAGATAAAAAGATTGACAGATGAAAATTCAGGTCTATTATAAATTAGATGTGAGGGGACAAAATGAATGAATTTGTTAGCTTTTTAGGTGACTTCTCCTCAGGTTTGATGAGAGTTAGTATAAGACGTCTTTTGAGTTGTATGGGTGTATGTTAGAAACAAAAGAAGAGTGATAGGAATTGACTTGACAAGTGGGTCGGTATATATCTTTATAGTGGTAAAGAATTGAAAATAAAAATAATTTGATATATTATCAAAGATATGTTGCGATGTAGGTGTGTAGTTTAAATGAAAGGAATTATCTTAGCAGGAGGTTCGGGAACAAGATTATATCCCGTAACAGAAATTGTAAGTAAGCAGTTGTTACCTATATATGACAAGCCTATGGTTTATTACCCTTTATCGGTTTTGATGTTAGCGGGTATTAGGGATATTTTAATTATAACTACATCAAGGGATTTACCTTTGTTTAAGAGATTACTTAAGGATGGAAGTGATTGGGGTGTAAAAATAAGTTATGAAGAGCAACTTAGACCAAATGGTATAGCGGAGGCATTTATAATCGGAGAAGAATTTATTGGAGATGATAGTGTTTGTTTAATCTTGGGGGATAACATATTTTTTGGACAGGGACTTACCCAAATCTTGCAAGATTCTACTAAATTAAAAAACGGAGCCATTATTTTTGGCTATAAGGTTCACGATCCTGAGAGATTCGGAGTAGTAGAATTTGATGAAGAAATGAATGTAGTATCCCTGGAGGAGAAACCAAAAAATCCAAAATCAAATTATGCTGTCGTTGGACTCTATTTTTACGATAATGAAGTGATTGAAATAGCGAAAAATATAAAGCCATCGGATAGGGGGGAGTTAGAAATAACTTCGGTAAATTTGGAATATTTAAAAAGAAATAAACTAAGGGTAAAACTATTAGGGAGAGGTTTTGCGTGGTTTGATGCGGGGACTCATGATAGCCTCTTAAATGCGAGTCATTTTGTTGCAACAATAGAAAAAAGGCAGGGTTATAAAATAGCCTGTTTGGAAGAGATTGCGCTGAGAAATAAATGGATATCTAAGGAAAAACTTAGAGTAAAGATTCAACATTTAAGCAATTCTGTTTATGGGAAGTATTTGGAAGAAATATTAGAGGAGCTATAGTGAAAACCATATTAGTTACCGGTGGTGCGGGATTTATAGGAAGCAACTTTATTCCATATTTTTTAGAAAAATATCCAGAATATAATATAATGAATTTGGATACTTTGACCTATGCTGGTAATTTAGAAAATTTAAGGGAAGTGGAAAATCATCCAAGATACAAATTTATAAAAGGGAATATATGTAATCGAGAATTGGTAGAATATGTTTTCAAAGAATACAATATAATGGGTGTAATTCATTTTGCGGCAGAAAGCCATGTTGATAACTCTATAGCTAATCCGGGTGTATTTATAGAGACTAATGTTTATGGAACATATACATTGATAGATGTGGCAAGGAATTTTTGGATGGAATCGCCTTTTAGATATAAAAACGATTATGAAGGATGCAGATTCCATCATATATCCACAGATGAAGTATATGGTAGTTTGGGGGAAACAGGCTTTTTTACTGAAAATACACCTTATGCACCCAATTCTCCCTACTCGGCAAGTAAGGCGAGTGCGGATATGATAGTTAGAAGTTATTTTAAGACGTATGGATTGAATACAGTAATTACAAACTGTTCGAACAATTATGGGCCAAAGCAACACAATGAAAAGCTGATTCCTACGATTATAAGGAGCGCTTTAAACGAAGATCCGATACCGATATATGGGGACGGTAGGAATATTAGAGACTGGCTTTATGTTTTAGATCACTGCAGGGGGATTGATTTGGTGTTCCATAAAGGAAAACCAGGTGAGGTGTACAATATTGGCGGAAGAAATGAAAAGACTAATATAGAAATTGCCAACAAAATTTGTGAAGTTTTGGATAAATTAAAGCCAAGAAGAAATGGAAGAAGCTATAAAGAGTTGATTACTTTTGTTGATGATAGACCTGGACATGACAGAAGATACGCAATAGATGCAAGCAAGATAAAATCTGAATTGGGATGGAAGGCAAAGGAAAATTTTGAAAGTGGCATTGTTAAAACTGTTAAGTGGTATCTAAAAAAGATAATAAAGGAAGATAATGGAAATATCTCAAATACAACACATATAAATGCCAAATAAAATAGATAGATCTCTGACTATAATTGCAGGAATTTGGGTAAAAGACGATTTTAGTTGCATGTTGGATTTGGTAAAAAGAATAAAAAAATGTAATGCCCATATAATTGCGATAAGATTTCCTAAATATTATGAGTGTATTTTGGATTCTCGGAAGGATGTATTTGGAAGATTAAAGGAAATTAAGAAAGTTTTAGAGGAAACAGGGCTTTCTTTGATGGTAGAGGTATCGGATACTAGAGATGTATTTATAGTTTCTAAATATGCTGATATTCTGTTGATAGATACAGAGAGTTCTCAAAACTTACCTCTTTTAAGAGAGGTGAGTAAGGCAAATAAACCTGTGCTTTTAAAGAGGGGATTATCTATGACATTGAGCGAACTTCTAAAGAGCGCAAAATACATAGAAAAAGGAGGAAATTCAAATATAATACTTTGTGAGGGAGGGATAAGGACATTTTCTTCTGTAAATTCGATTGCTACTTTGGATATTTCAGCTATTCCTGTTTTAAAAGAAATGGTTAACTTACTAATCTTTGTGGATCCAATTTATGGATCTGATGGAAAAGAGAGTGTTTTATCCTTGTCAAAAGCAGCTGTGGCAGCTGGGGCTGATGGTTTAATATTGGATGTTAAATGTGGAGAAAATAAACTTTACAATGATTATTTGAATAAATTAAATATAAAAGAGTTTTGTTATATTGTAGAGGAAGTTAAAAAAATTGCAAAGGTTTTAGGTAAGAAAATTGAAAATAGTTTAGAGGTAAAAGCAAATGAAGATCAGATTTATAGAACTCGACATAAATGGAGATGAAAGGGGTAATTTGATAGCTATTGAGGGATTAAAAGATATTCCGTTTGAGATAAAAAGGATTTACTATATTTTTAATCTAAAAAGAAATGCTCCGAGAGGTTTTCACGTACACAAGAAATTGCAGCAGGTTGCTATTTGTATAAAAGGCAGTTGTAAGTTTTTGCTTGATAATGGAAAAGAAAAGGTTAGGGATATTATTTTAGATAGACCAAATAAAGGTTTATTCATTGATAAAATGATATGGCGAGAGATGTATGATTTTAGTGAAGATTGTATATTACTGGTTCTAGCAAATGATTATTATGATGAAAATGATTACATAAGAGATTATGGGGAGTTTTTAAAAACAATAAAAGTATGAAGAAAAAGATTTTAGTTGTTGGCAGTAGCTATGGTAGCTTGCCTATATTGGAATATTTAAGAAGAGAAGGTAGTAATGAAATTGCAGTTGTAGGAAAATACGAGAATGATCCAGGGCATTTATTTTCAGATAAAAGCTACTTTGTTGATTATTCCAATGAAAAGGAGTTGTTAAATATATGCTTAGATTACGAACCTGATTTTATAGTGCCTACATGCAATGATTACTCTTATAATAGCTCTTCTTATGTAAATGAAAAATTAGGGAGAGTATTTAATGGGTTTGATGACTATGACACAACAATGTTATTGCACACTAAGCATTTATTCAGAGAATTTTTAGTCAAAAACAACATATCTTCTCCTAAATATTATGAAAAAGAAGATATTAATGAAGAATTTGAAAATTATCCCATACTTATTAAACCATCTAGAAAATTCAGTGGTATAGGAATAAAAAGAATTTGCAATTATGAAGAATTTAAAAAAGAAATACGCAAGAAAGAAACTAAAGGTGATCATGTAGTTATAGAGGAGTTTGTGGAAGGAAGTCTTTATAGTTATTCTGTCTTTATAGAAAAGCATAAAGTAAAAAAAGGGTTTTTTGTTAGAGAATTTTGCCTAACATATCCGTATCAAGTAGATTTTTCCTACGTCGATAACCGTTTGCCGCACAGCATAAAGAAAAAAATAAATGAGTATATAGAGAAAATCATCGATATTTTAGGACTTAGTAGAGGTCTTTTTCATGTACAATTGGTGATAAACAATAATGATTTTTTCATAATTGAAGCGATGAGAAGATGTCCTGGGGATTTGTACAATCTCTTAATAGAAAAGACTACAGGATTCAGATATATTGAAAATTATGTTAATGCTTTTCTTGGAAAAGAATTTTGTTGCGAGGAAAAATTTAGAAAGAATATTATTAGACATACTATAACGGTAAATAAAGTGTCGACATTAAAATCTCTAACTTTTAAAGAAAGAAATATAGAGTTTTTTCCTTTAAAAGAAAGCGGATATACTATAAAAAAGGCTCCTTTTGATAAAATTGGGATAATCTTTAAAGAAACATCTAATACCAGCATAGAAAACACAATAAAAGATATAGTAAATATTGATTATTATGAAGGAGTAAAGCCATGAAGTATAAAGTTGGATTTGTAGGTGGAGGCATAAATTCTGTGGTTGGTAGAGTGCATAAGATAGCAATAGAAATGGACGACAGGTTTGAGGTTGTTGCTGGTGTTTTCAGTAGATTTAAGGAAAGCAATAAAAAAAGTGCTGAAATTTATAATGTAAGGAAATTTTATCCTACTATAAAAGATATGATTAGAAACGAAAGATTGGATGTTGTATGTATTTTAACACCTACGAATAGACATGTATATGATATAGAGGAATGCTTAAATTTAAATGAAGAAATAGTTATAGTATCAGAGAAGACAATAGCAACATCTTTAAGTGAAATTAAAACTTTAAAAGGATACATAAAGAGAAATTTGTTTGTAACATACAATTACACGGGGTATCCTATGCTTAGGGAATTAAGAGAGTGGGTTTTAAATGATAAGATTGGAAAAGTGCTTAATATTAACTTATTTATGCCTCAGGAAGGTTTTTTAAAAAAGGCAAACAATAAAAAGTTAGCGCCTCAAGACTGGAGAAGAAAAGATTATGAGATTCCTACTATTTATTTAGATCTTGGTATTCACTTGTATAGTATATTAAGTTTTATATTGAATTCTGATGTAAAAATAAAAAGCGTTAAAAGTCTTAATAAGAGTTTCAGTCAATGGGGGGTTATAGATAGTGTTAGCTCTATTTTGCTTTTGAAAGATGATATAGTAGTTAATATATGGTTTAGTAAAGTTGCCCTTGGGCACACTAATGGTTTAGAAGTAGAGGTTTACGGAGAAAAAGGAAGCTTGAGATGGCATCAACTTGAGCCTGAGTATCTTTATTACTGTGACGATAGTGGCAATAAGTTAAAACTTGATCGAGGAAGTGATTTTGTAATAGAGGCAAGAAAAGAAAGATATAATAGATTTAAAGTTGGACATCCAGATGGATATATAGAGGCATTTGCAAATTATTATTACGATATAGCGGAAATTTTAAAGAACAGAGAAAGTTTTTCTTCTGTCTTTGTATTTGATTTTGCTGACTGCGAAAAAGGGATGGAATTTTTAACAATGATCAAAGAGGGAGAAATATGTTGTTAATAAAACCGACCATAGATAATAAAGGTTATTTGAATAAGATGATTCTAGTAGATGAAATTACAGAAAAAAATGGTAAGTTTTATATTTTTGGTATTAATATCCTAACTGATGCACTTATAAAACTGTTTAAGTCAAAAATAAAAGGAATTATAGATGAATTTACAAGTGAGAAATTTTACAAAAATATACCTATATTTAATTTAAACCAAATAGAAAGAAATTCTGTAATATTAGTGGCTTCATCTGGGAAAATTCTAACATCTTTAAGTAAGTTGCGAAAAAAAGGTTTTGAGCATGTGTTGCATTATGTAGATTTTCTAAGGTATGGTACGGCAAAATTAACCGATCTTCCTTTTAATGAAAATTTTCCTCAAGAATATGATAAAAACCATGAAAGATTTGAGGAAGTGTACGGTATGTTAAAAGATGAAAGGTCTAAAATTATTTATAAAAAGCTAATAAATTTTAGATATTTTTATGATTTAAGTTTTCTGGAAGGATTTAAAAGTTGTGAATATAAGCAATATTTTGAAGATTTTTTAAGTTTAAACAAAGAAATTTTTGTTGATGGGGGTGGATTTGATGGGCTAACAACTAAATTGTTTATAGAAAAATGTCCCAGCTATAAAAAGGTATATTTTTTTGAACCAGATAAGGGCAATTTGGAAAAAGCTATGCTCTTGCTGAAAAATTATAAAAACATCAATTTTTATGGTGTTGGTTTATATAGTAAAAAGATGAAATTAAAGTTTAAAAAAGAAGGGTCATCATCTCATGTGAGTGAAGAGGGAGGTGAAATAATAGATGTGGACAAGTTTGATAGCATCATTAATGATAAAGTTACATACATAAAATTAGATATAGAGGGAAGCGAAGAAGAGGCATTAGATGGAATGCATTATACTATAAAAAAATACTATCCTAAATTAGCTGTTTCTGTTTATCATTCTCCTAATAGTTTCTGGAGAATTCCACAAATAGTTTTGAATACCAGAGATGATTATAATATATATTTAAGACATTATACAGAAAGTATCTATGAGACTATTATGTATTTTATTCCAAAAAAATAAAGAAAGTGATTGTATTGTATG
It encodes:
- a CDS encoding anthranilate synthase component II: MIALIDNYDSFTYNLAHYIGLFDDVAVIRNTEGIDRIKRLKDLKGIAISPGPSHPKNSLLSLDAIDAFKGKLPIFGVCLGMQAIGLYFGFSIEKAKRIMHGKTDTIIHSDSEIFKTIKREFTGVRYHSLVVRGKVDGFETVATSATDNEVMAIENKALRIYGVQFHPESYLSQFGLQIVKNFVKGVCHVD
- a CDS encoding anthranilate synthase component I family protein encodes the protein MEAFLKAFDEGFDVIVLYEEIEGDMDTPVSILNKLLDEENVFLLESAKEDKTYSRFSFIGIAKDVFKITKASDLNFEQKKVFPVGNFGDFKGGYVGYLAFEATELFDILRKPLKKKPAEFGRFFLVDEFLVYDNYTNRLYVALSYNFNRSLTAKDNLTIAKDRLRSFKDFILSKKPQNPKRPQKSKVILSMFSKDEFINIVKKTKGLIEDGEAIQVVLSNFFLVEGIEPFEFYRNLRRINPSPYMFFFKSKELCLSGSSPEIHVRLRDRKATIRPIAGTKPKTEDLKRIKEELLGDEKEMAEHLMLVDLARNDLARISKPPAVTVTSFARPEVYSHVVHLTSNVEADLDESITPYDVIANTFPAGTLSGAPKVRAIEIIDEFERHPRGAYGGCVGYVGFDGNLDMAITIRTAIFNGDVCRLQAGAGIVYDSNPESEYFETINKLKALLKAGGLDDSFDR
- the rfbA gene encoding glucose-1-phosphate thymidylyltransferase RfbA, whose translation is MKGIILAGGSGTRLYPVTEIVSKQLLPIYDKPMVYYPLSVLMLAGIRDILIITTSRDLPLFKRLLKDGSDWGVKISYEEQLRPNGIAEAFIIGEEFIGDDSVCLILGDNIFFGQGLTQILQDSTKLKNGAIIFGYKVHDPERFGVVEFDEEMNVVSLEEKPKNPKSNYAVVGLYFYDNEVIEIAKNIKPSDRGELEITSVNLEYLKRNKLRVKLLGRGFAWFDAGTHDSLLNASHFVATIEKRQGYKIACLEEIALRNKWISKEKLRVKIQHLSNSVYGKYLEEILEEL
- the rfbB gene encoding dTDP-glucose 4,6-dehydratase; the protein is MVKTILVTGGAGFIGSNFIPYFLEKYPEYNIMNLDTLTYAGNLENLREVENHPRYKFIKGNICNRELVEYVFKEYNIMGVIHFAAESHVDNSIANPGVFIETNVYGTYTLIDVARNFWMESPFRYKNDYEGCRFHHISTDEVYGSLGETGFFTENTPYAPNSPYSASKASADMIVRSYFKTYGLNTVITNCSNNYGPKQHNEKLIPTIIRSALNEDPIPIYGDGRNIRDWLYVLDHCRGIDLVFHKGKPGEVYNIGGRNEKTNIEIANKICEVLDKLKPRRNGRSYKELITFVDDRPGHDRRYAIDASKIKSELGWKAKENFESGIVKTVKWYLKKIIKEDNGNISNTTHINAK
- a CDS encoding N-acetylneuraminate synthase family protein, whose translation is MPNKIDRSLTIIAGIWVKDDFSCMLDLVKRIKKCNAHIIAIRFPKYYECILDSRKDVFGRLKEIKKVLEETGLSLMVEVSDTRDVFIVSKYADILLIDTESSQNLPLLREVSKANKPVLLKRGLSMTLSELLKSAKYIEKGGNSNIILCEGGIRTFSSVNSIATLDISAIPVLKEMVNLLIFVDPIYGSDGKESVLSLSKAAVAAGADGLILDVKCGENKLYNDYLNKLNIKEFCYIVEEVKKIAKVLGKKIENSLEVKANEDQIYRTRHKWR
- a CDS encoding sugar 3,4-ketoisomerase, coding for MKIRFIELDINGDERGNLIAIEGLKDIPFEIKRIYYIFNLKRNAPRGFHVHKKLQQVAICIKGSCKFLLDNGKEKVRDIILDRPNKGLFIDKMIWREMYDFSEDCILLVLANDYYDENDYIRDYGEFLKTIKV
- a CDS encoding ATP-grasp domain-containing protein, translated to MKKKILVVGSSYGSLPILEYLRREGSNEIAVVGKYENDPGHLFSDKSYFVDYSNEKELLNICLDYEPDFIVPTCNDYSYNSSSYVNEKLGRVFNGFDDYDTTMLLHTKHLFREFLVKNNISSPKYYEKEDINEEFENYPILIKPSRKFSGIGIKRICNYEEFKKEIRKKETKGDHVVIEEFVEGSLYSYSVFIEKHKVKKGFFVREFCLTYPYQVDFSYVDNRLPHSIKKKINEYIEKIIDILGLSRGLFHVQLVINNNDFFIIEAMRRCPGDLYNLLIEKTTGFRYIENYVNAFLGKEFCCEEKFRKNIIRHTITVNKVSTLKSLTFKERNIEFFPLKESGYTIKKAPFDKIGIIFKETSNTSIENTIKDIVNIDYYEGVKP
- a CDS encoding Gfo/Idh/MocA family protein; amino-acid sequence: MKYKVGFVGGGINSVVGRVHKIAIEMDDRFEVVAGVFSRFKESNKKSAEIYNVRKFYPTIKDMIRNERLDVVCILTPTNRHVYDIEECLNLNEEIVIVSEKTIATSLSEIKTLKGYIKRNLFVTYNYTGYPMLRELREWVLNDKIGKVLNINLFMPQEGFLKKANNKKLAPQDWRRKDYEIPTIYLDLGIHLYSILSFILNSDVKIKSVKSLNKSFSQWGVIDSVSSILLLKDDIVVNIWFSKVALGHTNGLEVEVYGEKGSLRWHQLEPEYLYYCDDSGNKLKLDRGSDFVIEARKERYNRFKVGHPDGYIEAFANYYYDIAEILKNRESFSSVFVFDFADCEKGMEFLTMIKEGEICC
- a CDS encoding FkbM family methyltransferase is translated as MLLIKPTIDNKGYLNKMILVDEITEKNGKFYIFGINILTDALIKLFKSKIKGIIDEFTSEKFYKNIPIFNLNQIERNSVILVASSGKILTSLSKLRKKGFEHVLHYVDFLRYGTAKLTDLPFNENFPQEYDKNHERFEEVYGMLKDERSKIIYKKLINFRYFYDLSFLEGFKSCEYKQYFEDFLSLNKEIFVDGGGFDGLTTKLFIEKCPSYKKVYFFEPDKGNLEKAMLLLKNYKNINFYGVGLYSKKMKLKFKKEGSSSHVSEEGGEIIDVDKFDSIINDKVTYIKLDIEGSEEEALDGMHYTIKKYYPKLAVSVYHSPNSFWRIPQIVLNTRDDYNIYLRHYTESIYETIMYFIPKK